The region GAAATATGGCGCAGAAGCCATAGAGATCAAGTTCGGTCAGGCGGCCAAAGGCACTCAACCTGTGATACGTATTAAAGATTTGAAAACAGCGCTTATTCAGCAGGAAATGGGTAACATTGTCTACCCAGATCCGAGTCTGCCGGAAACAAGGGAAGCATATAGTAATGGGCGTTGTCCGAATTTTGCTTCATATAGCAGGCTGCCTATGTGGACGGAGGAATCTCTGGCCGAGTACATTGCGTCTTTACGGAAGTGGGGAGCGAAAAATATTTACTTCAAAATGGCTGGGTATGATCCGGCTGACATTGAGCGCGTCATTCGCATGGCATGTGACAATCAAGTGGATATGATTACGTTTGATGGGGCCGGTGGCGGATCCGGGTATAGCCCGTCAAAAATGATGAATGAATGGTCGTTGCCGACTATCTGTTTGGAGGATGCAATTGTGCGCATTTGCAAACGGTTGAAAGGCGAAAACGCAATACTTCCGGCCATTGTTATGACGGGTGGTTTTGCAAGCGAAGATCAAGTGTTTAAGGGACTGGCCTATGGCGATGGCCATGTCCTCGGCATTGGATTGTGTCGCGCTGCCATGGCAGCCGCTATGACAGGAAAGAATATCGGGCAAGCCATTGAACGCGGTAGCATTCCTAAGCAATACGCAAAACTCGGTTCCACTGTCGAAGAATTATTCGCCGACCTTCCAGACTTGCGTGCTCTATACGGAGTCGAGGCAAACACGTTTCCCACCGGGGCCATCGGGGTATTCTCATATCTCAATAAAATTGCCTTTGGCCTTCGGCATTTTGCCGCGCTCAACAGAAAATTTGATGTGGATTTATGGGGTCAAAGCGATCTTATTCCGCTTACTCGTGAAGCGAGAACGCTTATGAATAACGAGTGGTTCATGCATCCGGTTAAATAGAGTGAGGCCTGTTTCTGTGAATTTGAGGTAAAGGAACATTGAGATGGTAACCCAAGTCTCAAGTTCCGAGAAACCACCCACAGCCGCAAATACCAGAAAATCTCCAAAATCTGTTCCCAAGGGGTAAAATTAATCCAAGTATTTAAAGTGCTGGAAAACAGTCCCTCCGCATGGCATTCAAGAGGGTAAGAGTTCAATTCTATTCATCTCCGCCACTTTTACTAATAAAAAACCGATTAAGAGGATAACTTAATCGGTTTTTTTGTGTGGATAACCGGTTGGTGAACCTTGAATTGACAGCAATGTTTAAGAAAAACATTTAACCAACTTTAATAAAAAATGTTTAATTGTATTTGAGTTGTCAACAATTTAAATGGATTTAATTAGGCTTAATAGCCCCAGCTACCTTTTTGCACATTTTAAACTTGATCGAACTCAAATATCTCATTAGTAAAATTGACTTCTTAAATCTACATATTCCATTTGCAAGGCAAAGATTACTTTCATGACGAAGGAGAAACCTAATGAGACAATATAGAACGGAAATAGATGGGTTGCGGGCACTTGCAGTCCTTGGAGTATTACTTTTCCATTTAAAATTAAATACTGGTGGCTGGCTTGGGGTTGATGTTTTCTTCGTTATTTCCGGTTACCTAATTTCTTCTATTCTTTTTAAGGAATTTGACTCTACGGGAACAATTTCAGTTTCGCATTTTTATTTGCGAAGAGTGCGAAGAATCATGCCTGCTCTTTTGGTATGTATTACTGTAAGTTTTATTCCAATCGCGATTCTACTATCAAATACTCCGGCTTTTACCGAATACAGCCAATCCATAATTTCAGCACTACTATCCGCTTCAAATATTTTTTTCTGGAAACATGCAGGCTACTTCGCTGTTAAAGCTGAAGTCACACCACTGCTACATACATGGACTCTAGGAATTGAAGAACAATTCTATATTATTGTCCCAGCTATCTTTGTTACATTATCATATCTTACTAAAAAAAAAAGAAATGCAGTATGGGGTATTGTTTTTATTGCGACAGTTTTATCATTCATAACCTGTCGATATGGAAAAGGGATATTTAGTACTGATTTCATATTTTACATGCTGCCTACGCGGATGTGGGAACTTTTTTTAGGTTTGTTTGTTGCTTTATTGCTAAAGAAATTCCCACATCTTAATACAAAAAATATTTATACAGAACTACTTAGCTGTGGGAGTGTGATTTTCCTGTGCTTCGCGTTTATAACTTATATTGGAAATACTCACTTCGCTGAAAAAGCCTTATTTACTGCTCTTGCAACATGTTTTTTTATTATAACTACAACGCGGAAGTCAGTGGCAGGAAAGCTGATGAGTCTGCGGTCAATACGGTTTGTAGGTAACATCTCCTATTCTATCTATTTATGGCATTGGCCGATTATTGTTATAGTTTATTTGGTCACGATACGATTTGACATTGGTAATGTAATCTTCACTAAATTATGTGACATAGTACTCACTCTTTTTATTTCCTATCTTTCTTGGAAATATGTTGAAAACCCTTTTAGAAAAAAAGAGACATGGTCGATTTGTTTAAAACAACTTAGCCCCTTTATAGTTGTCACCATGATTTTTGCAATTGTTGGTATGACGACTCTTAGTGCCGCCAAAGGCAAATATGAGCTTAATCTGAATGATGATAAGATGTTTATATCATTCGATGATTTTAAAAAGGGGAATTACTGTTCTTTTGGTAAAACGGATGCAGCTCCACAATTTTTTGTTGTTGGAGACAGTCATGCACGTGCTATCTCTTCTGTTTTAACAGAACTTGCACAAAATTACGGGATTAGCGGAAAAGGGGCGGCAGTCAGTTCGACTGCCCCACTATTTAATATCCATGACTATCCGACACATTATGTTCCTTATGAACAAGAATGGGTAAAATATGTTAAGAATAATAGAATCAAAAATATACTTCTAGTTGCAAGATGGGGTGATCTCTTCGACGCAAGTAAATGGAAATATCACAACCAAATAGTTTCACAAGGTAATGCATTTAATGTAGCAAAGAAGGAAGCTCTCTTTCTTCTCAAGCTTCTCACAGGACTGGGTGCACGAGTCTGGATCATGGACGATATTCCAAATTTTGAAAACCCACCTTTAGTGCTTACTAGGCTGTTCAATAAACCATACAAAGAGGATTATTCGACAAAAAAACATGAACATTTTATGCGGAAAGCATTAAAAGATGAGAATATACCGAATGTTTTTTTTCTTTCACCCGTACGATATTTAACTGAAAATGGGAAAATAATATCTGTTAAAGATGGCCGTTTTTTATACGAAGATAAACATCATCTTAGCATTGATGGGGCACATGCAATCAAAGATATGTTCATCCCATTTTTTGAAAGCATGAAGTATGAAGCCATTTAAAAAAAATGTTTAAGCAGAAGAGCCGTGGACCATGATAACTCTTTAGCCTTAAATAAGCTTTTATCTATTCTCCGTATTCCTCGAACATTAGATCAAAGAGCATGTACGCTTTAATGTTTTATGTAAGGCTGTCGTATTTGTAGCAGGATCATACTCACAAAAGTAGAGCAGAGAATAGTCTATTCTCAAGTTTTTTAAATATATCATACTGTTAGAGGTGTTATTTATTTTATATTTGAAATGTATGGATAAATTTGCGATCAATATAGTCCTTTATCGTAAATGCCAATTTTCCTGAGAAAATAATAGACCATTTGCATAGGATGCCGATACCGCCTCCAAGATTGTAAATGAGCAGATATTTTCCACCTGGATTAAACTGCTGTAGTTCTCTGCCTTCCAGTGTTGCCATTAGGTTATTATAAAGAATGGGGTTTTCTCTCACCGCATAGACACCGACCTTATCTAGGGGCTGTGGTTCAAAATATATGCAATCACCACCACCAAAGATGTTCTTATACTTAGTTGATTGCAGATACTTATTTACGAGAAGACCTCCGTCCGGTCCGGTTGGCAGTTGAGATTCAGTGAAGATTTTTGATGGCTTTACACCTATTGCCGGAAATATCAGATCCGCAGTAAATGATTCGCCATTCTGCAAGAGAATCCGGTCACTGCCGATTTCTTCTACATACCCGCCTTCAATTATTTCAATTCCGCGTTCCTGAAAAATGCGTCGAGCCAATACGCCGATTTTCTCCGGCAAATGCCGCATTAACTTACGTCCGGCAAAAATTCTGACAGTACAGGATTTGAGTTTTTCATCTTGCGCCATCTGCCAAATATTACCGGCAATCTCCAGAGAGGAGGGACCGCCTCCTACAACCGCAATCTCCAGAGGGGCATTTTTGCCGCGTCGAATAATCTCCTCACGGGCGTGCATGAGGTCTTCAATCGGCTTGGCCGTATAGATATTATCTGTTTTGACTATCTTCTCTGTCGGAACATACGAGCCTGCGTTACAGGAAAGAACATCATAGGCAATCTCTTGTTCTGAGTTTTCCAGCTCAACCATCTGGCGGTTGGGATCAATCCGGCTAACTTTGTTTTTTATAAAAGTTGCGCCCTGATCTTCAACTACCTTGCGGGTATGAAAACGGATATCGTCCGGCTGATAGGTGCCGCCGAGCATACCCGGCCCCATACCGGAATAATAATGGTAATCGGACGGTTGGATGACCGTTACGCCATATCCTTTATCGATGAATGAGCGAATTTTCGATAAGGTGACCATGTGGGCATGTCCCCCGCCGATGAGTACGAGCTTCTTCGTTGTCATAATTATTCCTCAACCAGTTTTCCGATCCATATAATCGGCGAGATACTGGAGATGTTGTCGCTCTTCGTCTGCAATGTGTTGTAATGCTTCCTTAGTCTTTGCATCTTGGGCATTAAATGAAGCTCGCTGATACAAATCGAGTGCCTGAGCTTCTATGGCCATAGCTATAGATAAGATGTCTGTTATCGAATCCGGATCAAGTTGAAAGCGTGCCAGATACTCCTCTGTAGTGAGGCCACCTTCAAGGATTGGAGAAACAACGGAATTCGCAAAGTTATCGTTTGTAACCTGCTCTCCGGTAATTTCTTTGTACAATTCCAGTAACTGCTCCTGATGTATAACCTCGATGTCTGCTAATTTAGCGAATAGTTTACGAGCATCGGTTTCAGTGGTTTTGGTTTGCATCAAGAGGTAAAAATCACGAAGTCCCTCCTCAAGTCCATAGGCGATAAGAATCGATTCTTCAGCACTCTCCGTGCCGGAGAACATTGCCATTCCCTGATCTTCAGGGCCAAATGCAGTGATCTTATCCCAGGCCTTAATACCACCTGTTAAGTTGTAAATTTTCGTAAATCCTTTACCCGCCAACAGTTGCGCAGCGACACGGCTGCGACCACCGACAGCACAGTAGACCACCGTAGGCTGATCCGAATCAAGGTCATCAAGATGTTTGTCGAGATCACCGATAGGGATCAGCTTGGCTCCCGGCAGATGGCTCTCTTTATATTCCTTGGGTTGGCGGACATCCAGATACAGGATATCGGTATCGCGATATTGGTCTTTAAGAGCTCTGGCCTCCTGCCCATTAACTGACTGGACAGGGGTTAGGAATTGTTTCCATTTCATAGCGTTCCTAAGTTTAAAAGGTTTATGGTAGTGATAGCAATGGATGTCTTGCTCGCAGGTTATACTTATCAACAAGAAGCCACGGGGCAATCAAGGGCCAGTTCTTCCTTCCACTTTTCTCATACCGTACCAACTATGACTCCGGCATCTTATAATATGGGAAAAAGCACTCCAACGTCTACTTTCTTTTTCAGTTCGCCGTCATCACGCATCTTGTGCACAAACATGGCGTCGACGGGGGGTAAGAATTTGTTTCATTGACTGTGTGCTAAAAATTGAATTAATATAATGAAGTGTTGAGAAATAAGGCTGTACTTGTTGGTTTTTATAGCCTGTATTCGGTTAACTCAGTTTAAAAAGAAGACTGATTAATGTGCTGCTCGTAAAGTGAACTGCTTAGGTTCTATTCAAATATTTATATCGTTATGTGTAGAAGGAAGAATAATGATCAACTTCACAGGAGAGTGTCATGAGTAATACTGGTCGACCTTGGAATCCGTACGTAGCGGGGGCGCTTAGTGGTTTATTAGCCGTCATTTCGGTTTTAGTATCGGGAAAATATCTTGGAGCATCAACGACATTTGTTCGGGCAGTTGGTATGATTGAATCTAGTCTTTCGCAAACATTAGTTGAGAATCCATATTTTCAGAAGTATAATCTTGTAATTGATTGGCAGTTCATGTTTGTCGTTGGAATCGTGATTGGTTCATTTATAGCATCACAAATCGATGGTTCATTTCGCGTACAAAGTACTCCAGACATGTGGAAAGAACGCTTTGGTAAAGCATGGCGACCTAGGGCTATAGTTAGCTTCGTAGGGGGCGTCATTGCTATCTATGGAGCACGTCTTGCCGGTGGGTGCCCAAGTGGACATGGTCTTTCGGGGCTTGCTCAGATGTCTGTAAGCGGATTTATTGCAGCTTCATGCTTCTTTATTGGTGGGATTATTATGGCCCGTATCGTTTACGGGAGGGGGTAGTAATGACACTTATGTACGGAATTATCACCGGAATCGTTTTTGGTTTTTTACTCCAAAAAGCAAGAGTTCTACGCTATGACAAACAGCTTGGAGCATTGAGACTGAAGGACATGACCATTGTCAAATTCATGTTGTCCAATATTATTGTTGCCATGCTTGGAATATACTTTCTCAAAGAATTTGGTTTAGTTGAGTTGTCAGTCAAAGCCACTATACTAGGACCGAACATTCTTGGCGGTTTGATATTCGGTTTGGGGTGGGGCCTGATAGGATATTGTCCTGGTACATCTGCTGGCGCAGTTGGGGAAGGTCGATTTGATTCATTATCTGGAATTCTTGGCATGCTGGTTGGAGCATCCCTTTTTGCCCATACATACCCCTATTTGAAATCCACAATTTATCAGTGGGGGAACTTTGGCAAAATTACACTGCCTGATGTTTTGGGTGTTAATCAATGGATAGTTTTGGCCGGGCTGGTTGTTTGTTACCTTTTAATTCTCAGACTGCTTGAACGGAAAGGATTTTAGTCTGCACCCCCGTAACCGCCAAAGGCTGTACGTGACAGCCAGTGGCATGTTTTCAGCAAATTATTTGTCACGTGCCGCCAGCATTGTGGGTAAAGATCGGTTGCTGTTCTCGACAGATTTCCCGTATCAGTATCGCCCTGGTAATGATGCCCGCCGCTTTTTAAATGAGTGTGGTTTGGAGGGGGAGGACTTGGCTGCCTTCGCCCACGGTAACTGGGATCGCCTGACAAAAAACTGCGGCAAATAAATTTGCCGTCTTCAGTCGAGGCCTACTGCCTTGGCTGGACATAGCCCAACAGCAAGATAGAGCCAGCCTTATCTCGTCGGGATGCATGCTATATTTTAAATCAATCTGTTTCAGCTTAGTCGGCTATCCAATTTCAGGCAGTAACTCCACAGCACATTCCGCGTCATCGAGCATTACATGTCCATACCTGTTCAAGGTCATTTTCCTCGCATGCGCCATGAGGCTGGAAGCAGCGCTAGTGTTGATGTTAGTGTTCTCTTAGTTATTTAAATTCCAGTATTACCCAATTGTGATTCTTATTATTTTTACTCAGTTGGCATGAACTGATCATCGCCTGCTTGTTTGTAGAAACTGTTTTTCAACTCCAAGGCACTTTCGTAGGAACGCATGCTTTTCGGTAAGCTCACAGGTTCTTTTATAGC is a window of Desulfovibrio sp. UCD-KL4C DNA encoding:
- a CDS encoding rhodanese-like domain-containing protein translates to MKWKQFLTPVQSVNGQEARALKDQYRDTDILYLDVRQPKEYKESHLPGAKLIPIGDLDKHLDDLDSDQPTVVYCAVGGRSRVAAQLLAGKGFTKIYNLTGGIKAWDKITAFGPEDQGMAMFSGTESAEESILIAYGLEEGLRDFYLLMQTKTTETDARKLFAKLADIEVIHQEQLLELYKEITGEQVTNDNFANSVVSPILEGGLTTEEYLARFQLDPDSITDILSIAMAIEAQALDLYQRASFNAQDAKTKEALQHIADEERQHLQYLADYMDRKTG
- a CDS encoding acyltransferase family protein: MRQYRTEIDGLRALAVLGVLLFHLKLNTGGWLGVDVFFVISGYLISSILFKEFDSTGTISVSHFYLRRVRRIMPALLVCITVSFIPIAILLSNTPAFTEYSQSIISALLSASNIFFWKHAGYFAVKAEVTPLLHTWTLGIEEQFYIIVPAIFVTLSYLTKKKRNAVWGIVFIATVLSFITCRYGKGIFSTDFIFYMLPTRMWELFLGLFVALLLKKFPHLNTKNIYTELLSCGSVIFLCFAFITYIGNTHFAEKALFTALATCFFIITTTRKSVAGKLMSLRSIRFVGNISYSIYLWHWPIIVIVYLVTIRFDIGNVIFTKLCDIVLTLFISYLSWKYVENPFRKKETWSICLKQLSPFIVVTMIFAIVGMTTLSAAKGKYELNLNDDKMFISFDDFKKGNYCSFGKTDAAPQFFVVGDSHARAISSVLTELAQNYGISGKGAAVSSTAPLFNIHDYPTHYVPYEQEWVKYVKNNRIKNILLVARWGDLFDASKWKYHNQIVSQGNAFNVAKKEALFLLKLLTGLGARVWIMDDIPNFENPPLVLTRLFNKPYKEDYSTKKHEHFMRKALKDENIPNVFFLSPVRYLTENGKIISVKDGRFLYEDKHHLSIDGAHAIKDMFIPFFESMKYEAI
- a CDS encoding glutamate synthase-related protein produces the protein MAQAAVLGSQTVYPTTTGNNQIASEKDYPIDFSHFNINGRVFGAQGVDNTEDATIFNVNLERTYGTRHPVNLALPIILPALIKLNWQDYFSGAAMAGVTCVVGEHARNSDPDFKIENGVATECPLFGQAMDCFRRYDRGYGQIVIQCNLEDILLGVPRLAIQKYGAEAIEIKFGQAAKGTQPVIRIKDLKTALIQQEMGNIVYPDPSLPETREAYSNGRCPNFASYSRLPMWTEESLAEYIASLRKWGAKNIYFKMAGYDPADIERVIRMACDNQVDMITFDGAGGGSGYSPSKMMNEWSLPTICLEDAIVRICKRLKGENAILPAIVMTGGFASEDQVFKGLAYGDGHVLGIGLCRAAMAAAMTGKNIGQAIERGSIPKQYAKLGSTVEELFADLPDLRALYGVEANTFPTGAIGVFSYLNKIAFGLRHFAALNRKFDVDLWGQSDLIPLTREARTLMNNEWFMHPVK
- a CDS encoding YeeE/YedE thiosulfate transporter family protein, whose product is MSNTGRPWNPYVAGALSGLLAVISVLVSGKYLGASTTFVRAVGMIESSLSQTLVENPYFQKYNLVIDWQFMFVVGIVIGSFIASQIDGSFRVQSTPDMWKERFGKAWRPRAIVSFVGGVIAIYGARLAGGCPSGHGLSGLAQMSVSGFIAASCFFIGGIIMARIVYGRG
- a CDS encoding FAD-dependent oxidoreductase; translated protein: MTTKKLVLIGGGHAHMVTLSKIRSFIDKGYGVTVIQPSDYHYYSGMGPGMLGGTYQPDDIRFHTRKVVEDQGATFIKNKVSRIDPNRQMVELENSEQEIAYDVLSCNAGSYVPTEKIVKTDNIYTAKPIEDLMHAREEIIRRGKNAPLEIAVVGGGPSSLEIAGNIWQMAQDEKLKSCTVRIFAGRKLMRHLPEKIGVLARRIFQERGIEIIEGGYVEEIGSDRILLQNGESFTADLIFPAIGVKPSKIFTESQLPTGPDGGLLVNKYLQSTKYKNIFGGGDCIYFEPQPLDKVGVYAVRENPILYNNLMATLEGRELQQFNPGGKYLLIYNLGGGIGILCKWSIIFSGKLAFTIKDYIDRKFIHTFQI
- a CDS encoding DUF6691 family protein, encoding MTLMYGIITGIVFGFLLQKARVLRYDKQLGALRLKDMTIVKFMLSNIIVAMLGIYFLKEFGLVELSVKATILGPNILGGLIFGLGWGLIGYCPGTSAGAVGEGRFDSLSGILGMLVGASLFAHTYPYLKSTIYQWGNFGKITLPDVLGVNQWIVLAGLVVCYLLILRLLERKGF